A window of Salmo trutta chromosome 33, fSalTru1.1, whole genome shotgun sequence genomic DNA:
CAGACGAGCCCACGTCTCAGACATACCAGCCAGACATGCATCGTGCAACCCAGCTAGTAGTAACGTTAGCCAGATGTACCTCCCACatgcaaaatatatttcaaaCGACTAGCTTTGCTACTTGTCGCACTTTTCAGTTAAAAGCAACGTTACTGTAATATCGTGCTTGAATTTCATAGATGAATTGCTAACCATCTCGGTTAGCAATCTAGCACGTGAATGGTGTATTACCTCATACTTGTAATATAGCGCGCGAAAAAAGTATCCAGGTGGCTGTCTGGTCGACACTGGcactcatttgtgtgtgtgtgtggttttacaGTATGCAACCGTTATTGACAAATCAATACAAAGGTACATGTGggacacaagtgtgtgtgtgtgtgtgtgtgtatataaagagTATACAATGGACAGTTGGGCTAGGGGGTAAAATAACATCACATTACACTGGCACTTAACTCCTGCTTGGTTTGCTCCAATGATGTGTAAAGTCTGTATTGCGGATGCAATATAATAGCCAATGAGAGACTTTGAAGCCACCGGTTGCCATATTGGTACTTCTCAGCAGCAGACCTCCACAGGAATGAAttgaattctacagtattttagTAAGACGTtacaaggacaaaattacatgtatttaagtatttggtTATCTCTTAAGGATCAATTTTCACCTacaattacatacccaaatctaactgcctgtaactcaggccctgaagcaaggatatgcatattcttggtaccatttgaaaggaaacacatttgaggtttgtggaaatgtgaaaggaatataggagaatataacacaatagatctggtaaaatataatgcaaagaaaaaaacaaccttttatttattttttggtacCATCTTTGAAACGCAAGAGAAAAGCCATGTGTTATTCCAGCACAGCTGCAAttttgattttggccactagctggcagcagtgtatgtgtaaagttttagactgatccaataaacCATCGCATATCTGCTCCAAATTTTgtttcaagactgcccaaatgtgcctaatttgtttattaataacttccatgttcaaaactgtgcactctcaaacaatagcatggtattctttcacttttatggctactgtaaattggacagtgcagttagataaacaagaatttaagctttctgccaatatcagatatgtctgtcctgggaaatgttcttgttactacagcctcatgctaatcgcattagcctacgttagctcaactgtcccgtggactggacaccgatcccgaagaagttttacaGACATGCTCCGGGAACTTTGGCGACTAAGTATTTTTTAATCCACCCGCTTTGgtctggatgtgtcaatgtgtagttcatgcgtgcataatctatgagcagaattactgttttacctcaatagCGGAGGTGTATAAAGATGGTGTTTCTCATATACTTACCACAAATTCCTCGTTTTGCTAAATTAGCAGTATTGTACATAGCTCTCTCTGTTGTGCTCTTATTTGTATGGCCATTTGGAAAAAGTAAAACGTAGATTGTGCTGATTTATTGGTACATTGAACCATATTGTGCGCAGTAGTTTAAAAACTCACTATATAGTGCTAAGACAATGGGCTTgtttgactgactgatctacaaagaaccttgaaccataaataactactcattattatttgtaggtCAGTCAATCACAATTTGCCCATGATACATTACAGTTTTGATCTTCTCGAACAAGGCCAATGACATCATATCTGAATTCTGCCATCTTTATGCATGTTCCCCATTAGCCACAAAATCTCTGCACCATTTCCCTACATTTCCCCCCACGTgtgccagccccctagcaattcgagttctagccaatgagcttcagcccctcgccatttgagtAACATCTAGCTAGATGCACatacagcagagcgagagagagagagagcaatgacatgGTGCACATATTTCAGTGCACATATGTGATGTAGTACACAACtttggggaccacttttggctcgtgagtgctactttcagaactactgacTAAAAGTAACCTACATTAAATCTATTTTTTAATTtgatatttttactttttttgtttAGTTCAcataatataataaaaaaatatgtgttaaggtgtctgtaatagaatatacTTTGCAAAAATGcctgtagacattaataaatatctttatagcttccaaaatctattatttaaaaataatatttttttatcatGGAGGAGTATGAATAATGGCTGCTTGGTGGCTTCAATACAGTGCCCCCTGTCAGACATCAGTGGTTGGCTCTATAACAATACTCTGTAGATAGatagcgagctagctagctaacttaccaAGCTGAACTTTCCGTATTTCTATTattcacatttaaaaatgtatccACTGAGTTTCTGTCGACATAGGCTTGATAATTCTTTCCCTGCTGTGGAGGTTTATTGGACTCTTGCATGATGatgacattagctagctagctaatggtgGGTCAGGTGgcaatggaaaataaataagcctATTACATCACAGTTGCATTTTACCCAATACCTAACATGTTCATATCCATAATTGGGCAGTAAATAGTATTCTGCTCATTGTAGAGTAGCTAGTATTGTATTATTATGTCTTACATATTGTTTGTGAATGCGCAGCATAGGTGATGTATAGGCCTGCTTCTTCATGTGGTGTCTAGTCCCCTGGTATCTCTTTTGATTCACATCATTTGACCCAAAGGAGAATGGCAGCTGAAGTGAATGGCAGTTCAGCTCCAGTTAAGGAGGAAGACGAACCAATGGACAtaactgtaacacacacagagaactacCAGACACTCATAGATGCAGGCCTTCCACAGAAAGTGGCGGAGAGCCTGGATAATATATTTCAGACTGGTAAGTGCAAAAGGGCGGGGGTTGTTCACACTACTTCTTGATTGCATTGCATGATATTTCTTAAGACATCATAATGTATATTTCTGCAAGCTCAAGAAGACCACCAACCAAAGGATTCCACCGTGGTCGGTGGTATGATGTAAGTCACGTTGAGTGAAGGAGTCAGTGAGCGTTGAGCTCATAGCTGTGCAATGGTGACTTACAGAGAGAGCCCTCTCCCCCGGGCGTCATCATCATGTTTCAGTGACTCTCACCAGGAATGTATGACTTAGTTGTGACCCTATAAATAGAACGGAGTGGCTGCTGATCCGACTTTTCCTGAACCTTTCTTCCCGACAACTAAAGGTCAGAGAGGGCCTGCGCATGTACAGCATTCTCTATGTAGATTTTTTTATGTTACCGCTGCCCCTTTCTCTCCCCGTCGATGATCGGACATCTTTGCCTGGTGTAGTCTACAGACTTTGACATGTTGTACAATAGACATGATCAACTTATTGTACAGCAAACATTTTTGTCTGTTGTAACAGTAGGCTATTGCAAACATAAGCACAACACAAAATGGCAGTCTAAGTAACGATTTGATGTTCTTTTGTCAAGAGGCTGTACATGCAGCAATTTAGACAGCATATCAAACATGAGCAAGACACAGACACGCAGTCTAAATAGCGATTTAATGTTATTTTGTTCACCGTCACTGCAAACATTTGCAAAGCAGGGGGCAGACAAGCAGTCAAAGTAGCAGTGTTCTTTTTTTAGCTTCTCAGGCTACAGTATGGAAGCATAACTATAAAGATGACATTATTAGAGATGTACACGTGTGACTAAAACGCAGATTCTTTTGCCCCAATGCATTGTGTAAACTGCGCCCCTGCTTGTGCTACGGCATTATCCTTAGTTTCAACAGACAGAGAAGGTTGTAGCCTACACCCTAAATTAGCCAactttctttttttggggggaatgttcattcaaatagcTGCATGTTCATAAATATGAGGCAGAGACGAAGCCTACATGATCATGTAGATCAAATTGTTTGAGGGTTCAGAAGAGGGTGGGTAAAGAGAGAAATGTGAAGGGGGAGGTTGAGCAGCAGCtatgttaaaaaaaatgtgtctgtAAAATAATACACGCGAAAGAACGTAAATTGGATCTTCAGCTCTCGGGGCAAAAAAAACAAGGGGGCGGGGTGGTTACCTATGGATCCGCAGACTCGGcctaaataaaatgttttctctctctctctctctctctctctctgtctctgtctcactctgtctctgtctctctctgtgtgttgtgtggttgtgtgtgtgcatcccaGGACTGGTGGCTTACGCTGACCTGGACGAGAGAGCCATCGACGCCCTGAGGGAGTTCAATGAGGAGGGAGCCCTGTCAGTGTTACAGCAGTTCAGGGAGAGTGACCTGTCACATGTGCAGGTGAGTGGTCCTGTCCACATCGTCCCTCAAGAGTAGTCATACAAAGACGCAACAAGGTATAAAAGTGATTTACACTAAACGCtattggtcctctctctctcagaacaaAAGTGCATTTCTCTGTGGTGTGATGAAGACATACAGACAGCGAGAAAAGCAAGGAAGTAAAGTTCAAGAATCCACAAAGGGTCCTGATGAGACTAAGATAAAGGTGAACAAATTGTTTCTTCTTTTCCCATTAAGTGCCATAAGCTTATGTTTTAACAATGATGGACATATGGACTAAAGGTCTCTGAGTGAATGTATCTGTCTTTGATACTGTCTAGGCTCTTCTGGAAAGAACAGGTTACACTTTGGACGTCACCACAGGACAGAGGAAGTATGGGGGGCCTCCACCTGACGAGGTGTACTCAGGGGCCCAGCCTGGAATCGGAACAGAGGCAAGAAGCACAACCTATTTTCTATTGCCTGTCAGTCTTCTCATGCAGGCTATTGGCTGTTAAGGAGGTGTCCTCCTCTCAATTTTGGGCTGTTGAAAAAAATATTCGCAACCTTATGGAAACGAATGCAATTTTATTACGGTTCAACATTTTTAAGGTGCAATaagtcagattttttttaaaatctgttatATGTAAGTAATTAATGGTTAGTTAATGCCACAATGCAGTTAGAAACTTGCTAGCAAACATTGGTGCTATTGGAACAAAATAAATACCGCACTTTGAACCACAACATTTTTAGTATAGGTAGACAACGGAAGGAAAGTCAACTTTAAAACTTGATGTAGTTTTATTGGGATTTGCAGCTGTTGTTGGTAAGTAATGAATCTACAAGCTTCTGAAACATCTTACTCAGCCTTTAAAGTTATAATATTATCTAATATGCCTTTTCACAAATCGACCTCTAAAGTTTCTAGAGTGCTCCATCTTGTCCAAGTCAAAAATGCATTGAATACAATCAAAGCTACACAGTATGCTTGTAATTTGCCAATTTGATCTTATCAATGCAGGTATTTGTTGGCAAGATCCCCAGAGACTTGTATGAGGATGAGCTGGTGCCTCTGTTTGAGAAAGCCGGGCCCATTTGGGACCTGCGTCTAATGATGGACCCCCTCCTTTCGGGTCAGAACAGAGGATATGCCTTCATCACCTTCTGCAATAAAGATGCTGCCCTAGAGGCCGTCAAGCTTGTAAGATTTCCCCTTTTAATCGCCACAAGTAAAGAGCATGACTTGGTCATTTATGGTGTTTGCTTTGCTAGCCATGAACGTTGTAGACAGGTTGGTCACTGTGTATCATCATGCCAGAGTTATCTGGGAAGTGTAACTGCATGACTTATCTGTGTGGGGGTCAATTTTGAGAACActttttgtttatatttttgttctagtGTGATAATTATGAAATCCGGTCGggcaaatacctgggtgtctgcaTCTCTGTCGCAAACAATCGTCTGTTTGTTGGGTCAATTCCAAAGAACAAGACAAGAGAAAGCATATTGGAAGATTTCAGCAAAGTCACAGGTTAGAGAAAATCAGTACCATTGTTATGTCATCTTTTTTGGTGCCTCAATCtaaataaggttttatatttgAAACATCGGCTGACAAGTACAAGGAAATTGGAGATTCTTACATACTTTCATAGAGATTTTCTGATTCATGCTTGAATACCTGGGTACCCCACCTAGATATAAAGATCTGCCATTCTTTCCCTATCTTCATACCGTATATTAGTTGGTGCAGCCCTGTGTGTTCTGACATTCATCCCAAATGATTTCATGAATCTATTCTTACCGGTGACCTCATGTCCTAGTCAATCATATTACACTCATATTATATAATCAGTGTAATGGAGGCTTTTCCTGTGATTCTTTTTGACCATGCACATATGTGTGCCTCCACCAGAGGGCCTTGTGGAGGTGATACTCTACCACCAGCCAGATGATAAAAAGAAGAACCGTGGCTTCTGCTTCTTAGAATACGAGGACCACAAAACTGCAGCCCAGGCCCGTCGCCGCCTCATGAGTGGCAAGGTGAAGGTGTGGGGGAACCCTGTTACTGTTGAGTGGGCAGATCCAGTAGACGAACCGGACCCAGAGATTATGGCAAAGGTAAGGTCCTGAAGATCCCCCCCCTCCATCAAGCTAGTGTCTGACTACAGACAAGGATGTTAAATCACAGATACTAGGGAGTAGAGGAAATACCCAGATATCTTTCATGTAGAAACATTACACTGAGAGAACTGGCCGTCCTATGCCAGAGAACAACTTCTAAACTCTCTGTGTTGGTCTTCCACCAGGTAAAGGTGCTGTTTGTGAGGAACCTGGCTACACCAGTCACAGAGGAGCTCCTAGAGAAAACCTTCTCCCAGTTTGGGAAGTTGGAGCGGGTCAAGAAGCTGAAGGACTATGCCTTTGTACACTTTGAGGACAGAGATGCTGCCGTGAAGGTGAGTACTGGCATCTTCTACACCTCCTTGGAGTATGCATGCTATGTGTTTGCCTTGTGCTTGTAGAGAATCTCTGGGAAATTCACTTGGGGAAACCCATCACTGTTTAGGCAATGCAGCAAATGAATGGCAAAGAATTGGAAGGCGAGGAGATAGAGATTGTTCTGGCAAAGCCTCCGGACAGGAAGAGGAAAGAGCGGCAGGCCCAGAGACAGCCAACTAGGACCACAGGGTGAGTAGAGGTTGACCGCACCTAGCCACGCCCAGTCCGCTGGGAGTGGCTGGTATGACTGTATTATGATATTTTTTTCCTGTTCTATATATATGCCATTTATCTTATTTCCTATGTCCCTGTTTGCTTTGTTGTTGTCACAGATATGATGATTACTACTATTATCCTGCTCCACGCATGCCGCCTCCCATGCGAGGCAGAGGCCGAGGTGGGAGAGGTGGCTATGCCTACCCTCCAGACTACTACGGTTACGAGGACTACTACGATGATTACTACGGTGGTGGTTACGACTACCATGACTACCGAGGTGGCTACGATGACCCTTACTATGGGGGATACGATGATGTCTACGTGCCGAGAGGAAGGGGGGGCAGGGTGAGTCGAGgtgccccccctccccctagaGGCCGAGGAGCACCACCCCCTCGTGGCAGAGGTGGCTACGTCCAAAGGGGGGCTCCTATGGGTGTACCGAGGGGAAGCCGTGGGAGCCGGGGAGGCCCGCCCCAGCAGAGGGGCCGCGGCATCAGAGGGGCCAGGGGAAACCGCGGGGACAACTTGGGCGGGAAGAGGAAGGCTGACGGTTACAACCAACCGGACTCCAAGCGCCGGCAGACCAACAACCAGAACTGGGGCTCCCAACCCATTGCCCAGCAACCCCTGCAACAAGGTGGCGACTACTCTGGTAACTATGGTTACAATAATGACAACCAGGAGTTTTACCAAGATTCTTATGGGCACCAATGgaagtagacaaaacatgaacgGATTGGGCTTTGACAGCAACCTTTGATTGGCTGTGTGTATATATCACCCTTCACATtcaaaagaaatagaaaaaaaataaaaaatgaatcaaaatgcataaataacattagaaatatggATTTGTTGCACTACAGTACCAATATGGAGCAAAATATGAATGTACATACATAAGCTTGCTTAATAATTTGTGCTAATCCTTTTTTGCTTTGCTTGTGGCTACTTGGGACATTTTTTACCATTAttttattctttttaaaatttaAGATTTTTTTGTTTAGCTTTTTTAAGCTGGCATTTACAGGAAAAATTGGACGatcataaaaaaaaagaagagaaaaatTCTTTGAGAAAGCATTTGCAATCATGAGAATCGTTCAGTGACTGGCCACCAACCCATTCCCAGACCCCTCTCCCCATTGGACATTTTCCCTCCCAGATTTCTGATAGGTAGGCATAGGACTTTGCTTGTACATAAAGGCTTTAAACTGAAAGCTTTATTTTCAGTTTTGTTGCAGAGGTGGGGAAAAAAGGAGAGGAAAATTGCACTTTTTCATGTACCGGAATAGTTACGTAAAAGTTGTATGTTAAGCATTCGTAGAAGTAGACAAACTGTGTTTTTCTAAACGTATTACTACAACTCTCTCAAATTTGCCCTTTTAGATAATGGGTCTGGCAAAACCTTAATCGCCAAGACAATTTGCTCTTTGATGTGTTTGTATTTATAAAAATGTTCTTGTTACATTTCAATAAAACTCAACCATACTTCATTCAATTATCAGCAATTTCAAATTCAGTTGTGTCAAGTCGTGTCATGATTAGACTAATTTTGACCTCCATGTTTGGCCTTGAATGTGAGTGATCTGAATTATTTTATGAAAGACACAAAGCAACTGCTTTTATTAAGATCATATAGTTATTTGACTGATGTTTTGCTATTCCAATTTGGGCATCTTTACACCAAATAGTGTAAAGTGACATCAAAACATTTACACCGAACAACTGGCAATTCACGCAAATGTGCTATTTCCTGGCCCCTCCATTTCCCGGCAATATAAATAGTACAGCATATTTTTCGGATAATTTTTTTATCCTTTTGATTTCTTATTTAGCTACTCTCCCATTTTATTACAACTTAACAGttttattttgtgttttgtttgtttaagTTTCTCCTTTTATTCCGAATTACCCCAGGTGAAGACGCGAGAACGGCAGCGGTTGAGTGAGTGAGGAACACATCTATTCTCTGCTGTGTTCTTCCCCAAAGAAGGGTGAGCCTGGTTTACCTCTTCACCGCTAAACTGGCGCTACTCTCCTCTGCTGAGGGGCTCGGCCCACTTCACTTGTTTTGCTCAGTAAAATAATGCACCAGTTTTATTACATCAGCTAGTATCTGATGTTAAATCATGTTGAAAATGACTCAATTCGTTTTCTGGTAAACACCTCTAGTAAAACAAATTGTGGTAAGGTGAATGGGAAATTCTGCTTAATACTTAGAGGTTTATGCGTGAACACAGATAATGCAGTGGTGTGTTTACTGAGCAGAACATAGAAAATAGCTCTCTCCTCGTATGAGGACTACAGTCACAAAGCTTCCCCAAACTAGCGCTGCCTTTATTAGGCTACCTTGCCAGAGACCAAAGATATATTCTAAGTACAGGTTATGCAGATTAGGTGTCACCCTTTGTTGAAAGTTAAAAGTTCACTGCTGTCCTTAACAAAAACAAAAAGGGGGCAGATGAAAAAGGATCAGTCTGTGTGTATATGCTGTATTAGCATATCACTTGATTGTTGAAAGTCAAAAGTTCACTGCCATCCTGAAC
This region includes:
- the LOC115172870 gene encoding heterogeneous nuclear ribonucleoprotein R, whose protein sequence is MAAEVNGSSAPVKEEDEPMDITVTHTENYQTLIDAGLPQKVAESLDNIFQTGLVAYADLDERAIDALREFNEEGALSVLQQFRESDLSHVQNKSAFLCGVMKTYRQREKQGSKVQESTKGPDETKIKALLERTGYTLDVTTGQRKYGGPPPDEVYSGAQPGIGTEVFVGKIPRDLYEDELVPLFEKAGPIWDLRLMMDPLLSGQNRGYAFITFCNKDAALEAVKLCDNYEIRSGKYLGVCISVANNRLFVGSIPKNKTRESILEDFSKVTEGLVEVILYHQPDDKKKNRGFCFLEYEDHKTAAQARRRLMSGKVKVWGNPVTVEWADPVDEPDPEIMAKVKVLFVRNLATPVTEELLEKTFSQFGKLERVKKLKDYAFVHFEDRDAAVKAMQQMNGKELEGEEIEIVLAKPPDRKRKERQAQRQPTRTTGYDDYYYYPAPRMPPPMRGRGRGGRGGYAYPPDYYGYEDYYDDYYGGGYDYHDYRGGYDDPYYGGYDDVYVPRGRGGRVSRGAPPPPRGRGAPPPRGRGGYVQRGAPMGVPRGSRGSRGGPPQQRGRGIRGARGNRGDNLGGKRKADGYNQPDSKRRQTNNQNWGSQPIAQQPLQQGGDYSGNYGYNNDNQEFYQDSYGHQWK